The Candidatus Defluviibacterium haderslevense DNA window CGGATCAAAATTATGTATTAATAATTCAAATGATTTATATCTAACAGGAGCTTTTGAACTAATTTCGAATTTCAATCGCCCTGATTCAGCAAAAATTATTTCAAATGGGAAAAGCGATTTTTTTATTGCAAGATATAATCAGTGTACAAACACAAGCTCAACCGAGATAATTAGTTATTGTGATAGTTACTATTGGAATGGACTGACTTATGACAAAAGCGGTTCCTATGTATATAAAACTAAAAATTCGAATGGCTGTGATAGTATTGCAGTTCTTGATTTAGTCATTACCAAAAGTGATACTGCCGTATTTCAAAATGGGAATACTTTAACAGCGCATTCCATGGGTTCAATGTATCAATGGTTGGATTGTGAAGACAATTACAAGCCAATATTCGCAGAAAATAATAGGATTTTTAGTCCGACTAAAAGTGGAAATTATGCTGTTGAAATCAGAAATCAAGGATGCTTAGATACTTCATTTTGTTATTCAATCATTCTTGTTAATAATAATGATGCGGATGAAATCCCAATAATTGTTTTTCCAAATCCTTTTAATAAACTTTTAAATATTAAACTCAATGAAATCGCTTCTAACATTGAAATCAATTTATTTAATTGTTTAGGAAAAAAAATAAGTAATAGCACTTATTATAATACTTCAACCATTCAATTAATGATTGATGACAGCAGTGGAATGTATTTCCTTGAATGTATCATAAATGGAAATCAACATATTCTTAAAAGGATCAAAAATCAATGAATGTATTGAATTAAACGAAGTTATTAACGCAATAAAGTTACTTCTTCCTTTCGGTTTTGAGGGATATTGTCGTCACCAACAAACTGAATATTGTAGACATATACACCTGGCAAAACGTGATGGTTGTTATACATTTCGTTCCATTTAATGATTTCACAACTAAGCCCGCTACTTCGCTCAAATACCAATTCGACAAATCGATTGTTGATGTCTCTGACTTTGATGCAATTCTAATTAAATTTATTGGTAATAAGTGCAAAATTATACATTAAACAGGACATAGCTTTTACAAATTGTTAAAATCATTGATTGTTTTATAGTGTGATATTGATTTAGATGTTCTGCAAATAAGCCTGCTTTTGGATCTTAATAGAACCTCAGCTTGGTAATGATTCTAAAAATTATTAAAATTCAATAGGCTCAAGTGCGCTCTAAAATTGGCTTTAGTCTACTGCTCTCTTAGTGGCATTTTTTTCTTATTACGTTTTATTCAATTGGAATACAAAGGTCCACAATGCACTTTTTTTCAGGATGTTCATTCATATTGTTGCGATAAATTTCAAATGGATATCGGTCAGCTTTTTTATAACCATTTTCGTTCATCCAAATAAATAAACTGTCCCAGGATTTTTCGAATTCTATTGGTTCGATTACAAAATGTCCTACTATATTTTTTCCTTGTTCAATGGTAGTTAGTCCAACTTCACCATCCACAGTTATTTCTTGGTCTGTAATAATACCAATGCTCATTCTTACTTTGTCTGCATCCGTAACTTTAAAGCTGTCGTGAAAAACTCTACATACATGGGTGTTGTTTTTAGTAAGTAGTTCTTTAGGTGTGGCCCATTTAAGAATTCTCTGAAAAGCATCCTCAATACCATTTACTCCAATTTGTGTGACATAAGCCAAATTCATTTTTGGCATTTCGGTAATTTCAATTTTTGCATTCATGTTGATCCAATGTTTAAGATTAATAATGTTGCAAAGGTATTCTTCAGTAATAAAACTCTTTTTACCATTATTGCTATCCACTTTACTAATCTTGCTAAAATTGCCTTGGTTTGATTTTCGAAATTCTGTTGGACTTTGACCGTATATTTTTTTAAAAGTTCTTGAAAATGTTGAGTCATTTTTGAAACCATATTTATTTGCAATTTCAGCTATACTGGATTCCTTATTGTGAATGAGCATCATTGCAGTTCGTTCTATACGTTTTCTTATAATATATGAATTCAAAGTCTCATTTGTAATTGCTTTAAAAAGTCTATGAAGGTGAAAGGGTGAATAAAAGGCAATATGAGCTATAGTCTGTAATGACAAATCGGCATCTAAATTATGGTCAATAAAGCTCAGTACTTTATTGATTCGATTCATGTATTCTTCTTGCATTTCCTGTTCGGGAGTTGTATTTTAAAAATTGCAACTAAAAATTTATATTAACGTAATAAGGTTACTTCACCCGTTCGATTTTGAGGGGTTTGGTCATCTCCCATAAATTGAATACTGTAAACATATACACCCGGCAAAACGCGATGATTGTTATACATCCCATTCCATTCAAAAACTTCACCCTTGAGTCCGTTTCTTCGCTCAAAAATCAACTCGCCCCATCGGTCATATATTTGGAAATACTGAATCGTGGTTGTAATGGGAAATTTGAAAACTGGAAAAAATAAATCATTAACCTGATCTCCATTTGGAGAAAATGCGTTTGGAAAATATACATCTGTTTGTTCAGCAATGACCGTTATTGTAATTTGATCTTGGATTTCACAATCATTTTCATCCGTTAGGATTAATGTGTAGGTAATGGTCTGGTCCGGTGTAGAAACAGGATCGAGACAATTGGTACAATTTAAAAAGTCAGTAGGGATCCAACTGATACTTCCGGGATTAAAATTGAGTTTAGCTGTTATATCCACTGAGATTCCTTTTTTAATGGTAGTATCTTGAGGTAAACTAAGATTCAGTTGTGCTGCATTATTAATGGTAAAATTACTGATTGCATCACAACCCATTTGATCCAAAACCCGAATACTGTGATTTCCTAGAGACAATGCAGGAACAACCATCCCTGCTTGATAGGGTAAAGCAGTACCATTGTCAATAGATATCAGCAGTGTGCCATTTCCCCCAATGATTTTGTCAATGATCAGTTGACCGGAATTAGCTCTGTTGCACAATAAACCGTTCGTTCGGAAATCCAATACAATGTCAGGAATAAGATTTATGTTGACTTTAACAACGCTATCACATCCTGTTGCGGATGCATTAGGCAATCTTTCAGAGCCGCTCGGATGATTGGCAGAATAAAATTGATTTCCAACTCTTACACTGTCTTTAGGACAGAGGAGTGGATTATATATTCCAACGGATTCACTGTTAAACTGTATGCGTACCAAAATGAAACTATCGCATCCGAATGTTGCCTGTTTTTTTAACTGTATCGTATCTGAGGGTTTGTTTATATCTAGCAGATTTCCATAGAAATTCAGCGTTTGATTATCACACAACACGGTATCGAATAATCCTATGGCATCAGGTAAAACGTTCAGGTTAACCTCAATGAGACTATCACATCCATTAGCAGCACCGTTTACCATTTTCAATGTTCTGGTGGTATGGCCGCTAAAAAATGGCTCACCTGGAAATCCAGGAAATGTGAGCGTATCACCTTTGCAAATATCAGCGCGATAAGTTCCTATGGCATCAGGTATAATATTAACCGACACATTGATAATGCTGTCACAACCATTATTTGCACCGTTTACCATTTTCAATGTTCCGGTAGTATGTCCGCTAAAAAATGGTTCACCTGGAAATCCGGGAAGAGTGAGTGTATCACCTCCACAAATATCAGCGCGATACGATCCTATCGCATTCGGTATAAAATTAAGCGTCACATTAATAATGCTGTCACATCCAAAAACAGAAGCACAGGCCTCTCCATTATGGCATACAATCTGACCATTGGGCTTTCTCGCAGAAAAATATTCTTTGACAATAAACACACTATCACTGATACAGATAGTTGTATTAAAAGTACCTGTTGTATTCGGGTATTTTAAGTCTACATGTATGATACTGTCGCAGCCAGTAGTTGAAGCTCCTTTCAAGGTATCAATTCCGGAAGGATTACCTGCATTGTAGAGCTTGCCATTGAGTAAGGTATCTTCACCCGGGCATTTGGTGAGATTTAAAAAATGTTCAGCATAATCTTTGATGATTATGTTTACGTCGATGATACTATCACAAGCTCCAGAAGCTTGACCTGCCAAACGCACCCGACCCGTAGTTGTGTTTTTATCAAAGGTCGTATTGCCAATGGTAAGGCTGCTGTTCGAGCAAATGGTTTGGGTTAAACTGCGATATCCGACCAATGTCCCTTTAAATACAACAGTACTATCACATTGATTAACATTCTTAAGTGCTGCAGAATCGATTAATTTTCCGGCATACAATTTTATTCCTGCAATGCGTAAGGTATCATCAAAGCAAACATTCACATTTTGGGTTACTCGATTTGGTTTTAACAAAGTTAAGTTAACATGGAAGACGGAGTCGCAAATAATTATTCCATCACCTGGTATGGTGATCGTATCACTGGTCTTTGAAGCACTATATACTCTGGATCGGAAGGTAAAAGTCTCTCCTTCACAGATAGCAGCGGTCACCGGAATGGGAGCACTTGGCGTACAACGATAGCAATTAGAAAATTCTGAATAAACTAAGGGAACATTATTATTATTCCAAACATAGGCTGATAGACTAGCACCGACTGTAAAATTACGGGCAAGAATCCAGTTGCCACTTGCATCTGCCAAACTGCGACCAATTTCTACACCCCCTCTGCAATCAGCAGTAGGACAATTGCGACGAGTATTTTCATAAATACTTATTGAATCATTAGGGCGAGCCGTGCCTTTAATCAGATTGGGATTAACACTAACAATGACCGGCACGGGAGGCTTTATGGCGTCAATGAAAGGCGCTATATTAACAGGATTATTTTCATTACAATAAATTCTGTTCTTGCTATGCTTAGATCTTATAAGGTTAGAGTTTCCAAATAGTTCATAGAAATTTTGGAGATTCTCTGTTTGATTATTTTCAAGGTCAACAGAAATATTAAAAAAAGGAGGGCTGGAAATGGTTGAAAACCTTCCATTAAATCCACCAAGAATATTCGCTGCATAGTTATTGTTTATTTGAGCAGAAGCAAATAAAGAAATGGCAGTCTTAAAATTAAAAAAACGGTTTCCAGAAATGTTAATGCCATTATCATTTATTCCTAAATTCCTGTTTGTTATGGCATTGTGAATATGAAAAATAAAAAAATTATCAGTGACCGAATATTTTCCAAAAAGGTCAAAGGCAATGCCAGTCTCTTGATTAGTAAAGGTATTAGCCTTACTCGTATCTAGAGCTCCAAAAATATTTTTTGAAATGTTTAAGTCTCCTCCTCGTGCATTGAGTGCCGTGCGACTAGAAACAAAAATATTGCTATCTATTACACATGGTTTTAGTGCCAGATTTTGATTCAACATTAAAGAAGAGAAGTAAGTGTTTATAGTAGATTTACCATAATCGGAACCAAAAATATTTTTTCTGACCAATGCATTGCTGCTATTAAAAATATGGACATTTGCCAAATCTATAAAGTTTACAATGAGATTGTCATTTGTAAATGCACAATTGTAAAGACTAAAGCGATCTGCAGATCTTCCAAAATCACCAACTCTGAGGACTTCATCTCCTGCTGTGCTATACCCGAAATTAGAAAACGTCAATCCACTAATAAAAACATCTGTACTTAAAATATTCCAAAAGGATGCTCCGGAAAAGTTTCGAAAAGCAAAATTAATAACAATACTTCCCAAAGGGCCTGGTTGGGTCTCCCCGGCTACAGTCAAAAAAGGATCCGTTACATTAGGAAAGGGCCCGTTGGGAATAATTTGGTGCGGTGCCATACCTGGAATATTAAATTCAATCCTACTGGCTACACCATCACCATTGGCAGCATGAATAGCCTCACGAAAAGAGCAGTGTCCAGTAGTACAAGAACCATCATCCGTATCATCGGCGGTATTCACTATATAAACTTGAGCGCATAAGGATTGCATCGACATCATCCATCCCAACCATAAAATCCATCTTAAACCATTCATAATTTTCTAATTCGATGCAAAAAGACAAAATTTTTGTCAAATAAAATCAAGCTAATTCTTGAATTTACTATAATAAGATAACAAATATATGGATTTTGTTGCCTTCCTTTAATCTGATTCGTTCATTTGGTTATAGGAATATTAGCTCCACAGATCACTTAAAAAAACGTCTTACCATATAAACGACGTATTACTCTGTATTCCGAAATTAAATCAAGTTCTAGCCTAAAAAACATTGATGCTCGAAGTCTCCGACTTAGGATGCTCATTTATTTAACATAAAACGATCCACGAAGACTATGAATTCGATGCTTGAGTAAAAAAATGTATGAGACATCGAAGTTGAAAACAGCAACGATTATTGCCTTCGATGCTTAAGTCCCCTTCTTAATGCGATCGACGAAGTCCCTTACTTCGATTCAAATGGACTAAAAAATTTATTTGTGTAGTCATTTTAGGATTTATTGATTAACCTGTATAGCTATTTTAGGACAAGACAAGAATCTGATTCATGGTGGATAAGCCGTGGATAATTCGTGGA harbors:
- a CDS encoding AraC family transcriptional regulator, giving the protein MQEEYMNRINKVLSFIDHNLDADLSLQTIAHIAFYSPFHLHRLFKAITNETLNSYIIRKRIERTAMMLIHNKESSIAEIANKYGFKNDSTFSRTFKKIYGQSPTEFRKSNQGNFSKISKVDSNNGKKSFITEEYLCNIINLKHWINMNAKIEITEMPKMNLAYVTQIGVNGIEDAFQRILKWATPKELLTKNNTHVCRVFHDSFKVTDADKVRMSIGIITDQEITVDGEVGLTTIEQGKNIVGHFVIEPIEFEKSWDSLFIWMNENGYKKADRYPFEIYRNNMNEHPEKKCIVDLCIPIE
- a CDS encoding gliding motility-associated C-terminal domain-containing protein, which translates into the protein MNGLRWILWLGWMMSMQSLCAQVYIVNTADDTDDGSCTTGHCSFREAIHAANGDGVASRIEFNIPGMAPHQIIPNGPFPNVTDPFLTVAGETQPGPLGSIVINFAFRNFSGASFWNILSTDVFISGLTFSNFGYSTAGDEVLRVGDFGRSADRFSLYNCAFTNDNLIVNFIDLANVHIFNSSNALVRKNIFGSDYGKSTINTYFSSLMLNQNLALKPCVIDSNIFVSSRTALNARGGDLNISKNIFGALDTSKANTFTNQETGIAFDLFGKYSVTDNFFIFHIHNAITNRNLGINDNGINISGNRFFNFKTAISLFASAQINNNYAANILGGFNGRFSTISSPPFFNISVDLENNQTENLQNFYELFGNSNLIRSKHSKNRIYCNENNPVNIAPFIDAIKPPVPVIVSVNPNLIKGTARPNDSISIYENTRRNCPTADCRGGVEIGRSLADASGNWILARNFTVGASLSAYVWNNNNVPLVYSEFSNCYRCTPSAPIPVTAAICEGETFTFRSRVYSASKTSDTITIPGDGIIICDSVFHVNLTLLKPNRVTQNVNVCFDDTLRIAGIKLYAGKLIDSAALKNVNQCDSTVVFKGTLVGYRSLTQTICSNSSLTIGNTTFDKNTTTGRVRLAGQASGACDSIIDVNIIIKDYAEHFLNLTKCPGEDTLLNGKLYNAGNPSGIDTLKGASTTGCDSIIHVDLKYPNTTGTFNTTICISDSVFIVKEYFSARKPNGQIVCHNGEACASVFGCDSIINVTLNFIPNAIGSYRADICGGDTLTLPGFPGEPFFSGHTTGTLKMVNGANNGCDSIINVSVNIIPDAIGTYRADICKGDTLTFPGFPGEPFFSGHTTRTLKMVNGAANGCDSLIEVNLNVLPDAIGLFDTVLCDNQTLNFYGNLLDINKPSDTIQLKKQATFGCDSFILVRIQFNSESVGIYNPLLCPKDSVRVGNQFYSANHPSGSERLPNASATGCDSVVKVNINLIPDIVLDFRTNGLLCNRANSGQLIIDKIIGGNGTLLISIDNGTALPYQAGMVVPALSLGNHSIRVLDQMGCDAISNFTINNAAQLNLSLPQDTTIKKGISVDITAKLNFNPGSISWIPTDFLNCTNCLDPVSTPDQTITYTLILTDENDCEIQDQITITVIAEQTDVYFPNAFSPNGDQVNDLFFPVFKFPITTTIQYFQIYDRWGELIFERRNGLKGEVFEWNGMYNNHRVLPGVYVYSIQFMGDDQTPQNRTGEVTLLR